A portion of the Thunnus maccoyii chromosome 20, fThuMac1.1, whole genome shotgun sequence genome contains these proteins:
- the LOC121886406 gene encoding leucine-rich repeat, immunoglobulin-like domain and transmembrane domain-containing protein 2, with translation MDAVYIISRIVLVFYLITPGSSTCLIGCSCTDDNLGRSLLCMETSMGQIPEDIPHDFTKIRIENCHLTELPRGSFSKVSALEFLWLNFNEITLMNIKSLEGLANLTELRLQGNKLTSVPWTAFQDTPKLKILDLKHNRLDVLPEHALRHLPTLTYLDLSFNQLSVISKDVFINWPLYQTAEKAWGKEGVVSNVVLALHDNPWLCDCRLKGFVEFIRAVSPPIILMNSYLMCSGPASKANKFFHEIQLKTCMKPVASAPETNITLPLGANATLTCLVKARPGPTIQWMYSLKIIRGFAATETRIDEETITSKLVIPSLALADRGLYTCMANNFIGNSSVSITVNISSSNISAPLPPPIPMLSSDENAYIDIRIAKQTVYGITLEWYAATDNPAETWFTIHFGKYDSPKKEMIYIGPGINSYSVSDLLPVTKYEVCVTLKNQPPREGQCIVFVTGSDISELEQRERLIHIIVIVCAMVLSVPAGMYACTTEAKFSCVEHCVNLWKKRSLRGENLQGTERQGTFDSLQATSDEGLCRDSEEKPKKRQKPEEKGKGGSAAHLY, from the exons ATGGACGCCGTGTATATCATATCACGTattgttcttgtattttatcTCATCACTCCTGGATCATCAACTTGTCTGATCGGTTGCTCCTGCACAGATGATAACTTGGGAAG GTCTTTACTATGTATGGAAACCTCCATGGGACAAATCCCAGAGGATATCCCACACGATTTCACAAAAATCCGTATTGAAAACTGCCACCTGACTGAGTTACCTCGAGGATCTTTCTCCAAAGTTAGTGCCTTGGAGTTTCTCTGGCTGAATTTCAATGAGATCACCCTGATGAACATCAAAAGCTTGGAGGGGCTGGCAAACCTGACAGAGCTGAGGCTACAGGGGAACAAGCTGACTTCAGTACCGTGGACTGCATTTCAAGACACACCGAAACTCAAGATTCTGGACCTGAAGCACAATCGGTTGGATGTCCTGCCAGAACATGCTCTGAGACACTTACCTACACTGACCTACTTAGATTTATCCTTCAATCAGCTTAGTGTCATATCAAAAGATGTCTTCATTAATTGGCCTCTTTACCAAACAGCGGAGAAAGCGTGGGGGAAAGAAGGGGTGGTCTCCAATGTGGTTTTGGCGCTGCACGACAACCCTTGGTTGTGCGATTGCCGCCTCAAAGGCTTTGTTGAATTCATCAGGGCAGTCAGCCCTCCCATCATTCTGATGAACTCTTATTTGATGTGCTCAGGCCCCGCCTCCAAAGCCAACAAGTTTTTCCATGAGATCCAGTTAAAAACATGCATGAAGCCAGTGGCCTCTGCCCCAGAGACTAACATCACTTTACCTCTCGGAGCAAATGCAACACTCACATGCTTAGTCAAGGCCAGGCCAGGCCCGACCATCCAGTGGATGTACAGTCTGAAGATTATAAGAGGATTTGCtg CAACTGAGACTCGCATAGACGAGGAGACCATCACCTCCAAGCTGGTGATCCCCTCTCTTGCCCTGGCAGACCGAGGACTCTACACTTGCATGGCCAACAACTTCATTGGCAACTCCTCTGTCAGCATCACGGTGAACATCAGCTCCTCCAATATCTCCgctcctctccctccacctATCCCTATGTTGTCATCCGATGAGAATGCCTACATTGATATCCGTATTGCCAAGCAGACAGTTTACGGTATCACCCTCGAGTGGTATGCAGCTACAGATAACCCAGCAGAAACCTGGTTTACCATACACTTCGGCAAATATGATTCCCCCAAAAAGGAGATGATATACATCGGCCCTGGCATCAACAGCTACTCAGTCAGTGACTTGCTTCCTGTTACAAAGTATGAAGTGTGTGTGACCTTGAAGAATCAGCCACCGAGGGAAGGCCAGTGCATCGTGTTTGTGACGGGAAGTGACATCAGCGAgctggagcagagggagaggCTCATCCACATTATAGTCATCGTGTGTGCCATGGTGCTTTCCGTGCCAGCCGGCATGTACGCCTGCACTACGGAGGCCAAATTCAGCTGCGTGGAGCACTGTGTGAATCTGTGGAAGAAGCGCAGTCTGCGTGGAGAGAATCTGCAGGGGACGGAGAGACAGGGCACTTTTGACAGCCTGCAAGCGACCAGTGATGAAGGCCTGTGCAGGGACTCGGAGGAAAAGCCCAAAAAGAGGCAGAAGCCTGAGGAAAAGGGCAAAGGAGGAAGCGCAGCTCATCTTTACTAG